Proteins co-encoded in one Streptococcus ruminicola genomic window:
- the carB gene encoding carbamoyl-phosphate synthase large subunit: MPKRTDIKKIMVIGSGPIIIGQAAEFDYAGTQACLALKEEGYSVVLVNSNPATIMTDKEIADKVYIEPLTTEFVTRILRKERPDALLPTLGGQTGLNMAMELSKAGILDELGVELLGTKLSAIDRAEDRDLFKQLMEELNQPIPESEIVNTVDEAVAFAESIGYPVIVRPAFTLGGTGGGMCDNEEELREIAENGLKLSPVTQCLIERSIAGFKEIEYEVMRDAADNALVVCNMENFDPVGIHTGDSIVFAPTQTLSDIENQMLRDASLSIIRALKIEGGCNVQLALDPNSFKYYVIEVNPRVSRSSALASKATGYPIAKLAAKIAVGLTLDEMVNPVTGTTYAMFEPALDYVVAKIPRFPFDKFENGERRLGTQMKATGEVMAIGRNIEESLLKACRSLEIGVYHNEMPELTNVTDDELVNKIVRAQDDRLFYLSEAIRRGYTIEELSKLTKIDLFFLDKLLHIFELEQELASHVGDVDVLKEAKRNGFADLKIAELWNMTAEEVRAIRTENKIIPVYKMVDTCAAEFESATPYFYSTYEWENESIKSDKESIIVLGSGPIRIGQGVEFDYATVHSVKAIQAAGYEAIIMNSNPETVSTDFSISDKLYFEPLTFEDVMNVIELEQPKGVIVQFGGQTAINLAEPLSKAGVKILGTQVADLDRAEDRDLFEQALKELDIPQPPGQTATNEEEAVEAAHKIGFPVLVRPSYVLGGRAMEIVENEDDLRSYMRTAVKASPDHPVLVDSYIVGRECEVDAISDGKDVLIPGIMEHIERAGVHSGDSMAVYPPQTLSKKVQETIADYTKRLAIGLNCYGMMNIQFVIKDETVYVIEVNPRASRTVPFLSKVTNIPMAQVATKLILGQSLADLGYEDGLYPESDYVHVKAPVFSFTKLAKVDSLLGPEMKSTGEVMGSDLTLEKALYKAFEASYLHLPSFGNVVFTVSDDTKEEALGLAKRFANIGYSIFATHGTAKFFAEHGLDSTIIDKIGQDDDNDIPALVRTGKVQAIVNTVGTKRTLDEDGAIIRSSAIEHGVPLFTALDTVDAMIRVLESRGFTTQAI; this comes from the coding sequence ATGCCAAAACGTACAGATATTAAAAAAATTATGGTGATTGGTTCTGGTCCGATTATTATCGGTCAGGCTGCAGAATTTGACTATGCCGGAACACAAGCTTGTTTAGCCCTCAAAGAAGAAGGTTATAGCGTTGTTCTAGTTAACTCAAACCCTGCGACAATCATGACTGATAAAGAGATTGCAGATAAGGTTTATATCGAACCTTTGACAACTGAATTCGTCACTCGTATCCTGCGCAAAGAACGTCCAGATGCTTTGCTTCCAACTTTGGGAGGACAAACTGGTCTTAATATGGCGATGGAATTGTCAAAAGCTGGTATTCTTGATGAACTCGGTGTTGAGTTGTTGGGAACAAAACTATCAGCTATTGACCGAGCAGAAGACCGCGATCTCTTCAAACAGTTGATGGAAGAACTCAACCAACCAATTCCAGAATCTGAAATTGTAAATACTGTTGATGAAGCTGTTGCATTTGCAGAATCAATCGGTTATCCCGTTATTGTTCGTCCAGCCTTTACCCTTGGAGGTACTGGTGGCGGTATGTGTGATAATGAAGAAGAACTTCGCGAAATCGCTGAAAATGGTTTGAAATTATCACCAGTAACACAATGTTTGATTGAACGCTCAATCGCTGGTTTCAAAGAAATTGAGTATGAAGTTATGCGCGACGCCGCTGACAACGCTCTTGTTGTTTGTAACATGGAAAACTTTGACCCAGTTGGTATCCACACTGGGGACTCAATCGTATTTGCACCAACACAAACTCTTTCAGATATTGAAAACCAAATGTTGCGTGATGCTAGTCTAAGCATCATCCGTGCCCTTAAAATTGAAGGTGGATGTAACGTTCAGTTGGCTCTTGATCCAAATAGTTTTAAATACTATGTTATCGAAGTTAACCCACGTGTATCGCGTTCATCAGCCCTTGCCTCAAAAGCAACTGGTTACCCAATCGCAAAACTCGCTGCTAAAATCGCCGTTGGTTTGACGCTTGATGAGATGGTAAACCCAGTAACTGGTACAACATATGCTATGTTTGAACCAGCTCTAGACTATGTGGTTGCTAAGATTCCTCGTTTCCCATTTGATAAGTTTGAAAATGGTGAACGTCGTCTAGGGACACAAATGAAAGCAACAGGTGAAGTTATGGCTATTGGTCGTAACATTGAGGAATCACTTCTTAAAGCTTGTCGCTCTCTTGAAATTGGTGTTTATCATAATGAAATGCCAGAGCTCACAAATGTTACTGATGATGAATTAGTTAATAAGATTGTTCGTGCTCAAGACGATCGTCTATTCTACCTTTCTGAAGCAATTCGCCGTGGCTACACTATTGAAGAGTTATCAAAATTAACAAAAATTGATCTCTTCTTCCTTGATAAATTGCTCCACATCTTTGAACTTGAACAAGAATTGGCGAGTCATGTCGGAGATGTTGACGTTCTTAAAGAAGCAAAACGTAATGGTTTTGCAGACCTTAAGATTGCAGAACTTTGGAACATGACAGCAGAAGAAGTCCGTGCCATTCGTACAGAAAACAAAATCATCCCAGTTTATAAAATGGTTGATACGTGTGCAGCTGAATTTGAATCAGCAACACCATACTTCTATTCAACATACGAATGGGAAAATGAATCAATCAAGTCAGATAAAGAATCAATTATCGTACTTGGTTCTGGTCCGATTCGCATTGGTCAAGGGGTTGAATTTGACTACGCTACAGTTCACTCTGTAAAAGCTATTCAGGCTGCTGGATATGAAGCTATTATCATGAACTCAAATCCAGAAACAGTATCAACTGACTTCTCAATCTCTGATAAGCTTTACTTTGAACCACTAACATTTGAAGATGTTATGAATGTTATTGAACTTGAACAACCTAAAGGTGTCATTGTTCAATTCGGTGGACAAACAGCTATCAACTTGGCTGAGCCACTTTCTAAAGCTGGTGTCAAAATTCTTGGTACTCAGGTTGCTGATCTTGACCGCGCTGAAGACCGTGACCTCTTTGAACAAGCTTTGAAAGAATTGGATATTCCTCAACCACCTGGACAAACAGCTACCAACGAAGAAGAAGCGGTTGAAGCTGCTCACAAGATTGGTTTCCCAGTTTTGGTTCGCCCATCTTACGTTCTCGGTGGACGTGCGATGGAAATTGTAGAAAACGAAGATGACCTTCGTTCTTACATGCGTACTGCCGTTAAAGCAAGTCCAGACCATCCGGTTCTTGTCGACTCATATATCGTTGGTCGTGAGTGTGAAGTGGATGCTATTTCAGATGGTAAAGATGTGCTTATTCCAGGTATTATGGAGCACATCGAACGTGCTGGTGTTCACTCAGGTGACTCAATGGCAGTTTACCCACCACAGACACTTTCTAAGAAAGTACAAGAAACAATTGCTGACTACACAAAACGTTTGGCAATTGGTTTGAACTGCTACGGTATGATGAATATTCAATTTGTCATCAAAGATGAAACAGTTTATGTTATCGAAGTTAACCCTCGTGCTAGTCGTACAGTTCCATTCTTATCAAAAGTGACTAACATTCCAATGGCACAAGTCGCAACTAAACTGATTCTTGGACAAAGCCTTGCTGACCTTGGTTACGAAGATGGACTTTACCCAGAATCTGATTACGTGCATGTCAAAGCGCCAGTCTTCTCATTCACAAAACTTGCTAAGGTTGATAGCCTTTTAGGCCCTGAAATGAAATCAACTGGTGAAGTTATGGGTTCTGATTTGACTCTTGAAAAAGCACTTTACAAAGCTTTTGAAGCGTCATATCTTCACTTGCCATCATTTGGTAATGTTGTCTTCACAGTATCTGATGATACAAAAGAAGAGGCTCTTGGCTTGGCAAAACGCTTTGCTAACATTGGCTACAGCATTTTTGCAACACACGGAACTGCTAAGTTCTTTGCTGAACATGGTCTTGATTCAACAATCATTGATAAGATTGGTCAAGATGATGACAATGACATTCCAGCTCTTGTTCGTACAGGTAAAGTACAAGCGATTGTGAATACAGTCGGTACAAAACGTACACTTGACGAAGATGGTGCCATTATTCGTAGCTCTGCGATCGAACACGGTGTTCCTCTCTTTACCGCGCTTGATACAGTAGATGCTATGATTCGTGTCCTTGAAAGCAGAGGATTTACAACACAAGCTATCTAA
- a CDS encoding carbamoyl phosphate synthase small subunit: MAKRLLILEDGTIFEGKAFGADLDVTGEIVFNTGMTGYQESITDQSYNGQILTFTYPLVGNYGINRDDYESITPTCKGVVVSENARRANNWRNQMTLDEFLKAKNIPGISGIDTRALTKIIRKHGTMKATLANAGDTIEHLQDQLRATVLPTNNIEQVSTKTAYPAPGVGKNIVLVDFGLKHSILREFSKRKCNVTVVPYNISAEEILHLNPDGVMLSNGPGNPEDVPEVLDMIRGVQGKIPIFGICMGHQLFSLANGAKTYKMKFGHRGFNHAVREIATGRIDFTSQNHGYAVDRDTLPDCLMVTHEEINDKSVEGVRHRDFPAFSVQFHPDAAPGPHDASYLFDDFIELIDAFQAEKANR; the protein is encoded by the coding sequence ATGGCAAAAAGACTTTTAATTTTAGAAGATGGAACAATTTTTGAAGGGAAGGCTTTTGGAGCTGACCTTGATGTAACTGGTGAGATTGTTTTTAACACTGGTATGACAGGTTACCAAGAATCAATCACAGACCAATCTTACAACGGTCAAATTTTGACTTTTACTTACCCACTTGTTGGTAACTATGGGATTAACCGTGATGACTATGAATCAATTACACCAACTTGTAAAGGTGTTGTCGTATCTGAAAACGCCCGTCGTGCCAATAACTGGCGTAATCAAATGACTTTGGATGAGTTCTTGAAGGCTAAAAATATTCCAGGAATCTCAGGAATTGATACTCGTGCCCTTACAAAAATCATTCGTAAGCATGGTACAATGAAAGCGACTCTTGCAAATGCTGGTGATACGATTGAGCATTTACAAGATCAATTGCGAGCTACAGTGTTGCCAACCAATAACATCGAACAAGTATCAACTAAAACTGCTTACCCAGCACCAGGTGTTGGAAAAAATATTGTTTTGGTGGACTTCGGACTTAAACATTCTATTCTACGTGAATTTTCAAAACGTAAATGTAATGTGACAGTTGTTCCTTACAACATTTCAGCTGAAGAAATTCTTCACCTTAATCCAGATGGTGTGATGCTATCAAATGGTCCTGGTAACCCAGAAGATGTTCCTGAAGTTCTAGATATGATTCGTGGCGTACAAGGGAAAATTCCGATTTTTGGAATCTGTATGGGACACCAATTATTTAGCCTTGCTAATGGTGCTAAAACCTATAAAATGAAATTTGGTCACCGTGGATTTAACCATGCTGTTCGCGAAATTGCAACTGGTCGCATTGATTTTACAAGCCAAAACCATGGATATGCAGTTGATCGTGATACTCTTCCAGATTGCCTTATGGTAACTCACGAAGAAATCAATGATAAATCCGTAGAAGGTGTTCGTCACCGTGATTTCCCAGCTTTCTCAGTACAATTCCACCCAGACGCTGCGCCTGGTCCACATGATGCAAGTTATCTCTTTGATGATTTCATCGAATTGATTGATGCATTCCAAGCTGAAAAAGCAAACCGTTAA
- a CDS encoding aspartate carbamoyltransferase catalytic subunit, with translation MAITDGVVSLKHLVTMETLSNEEVLGLIKRGIAFKNNEADFSLDRQYFAANLFFEPSTRTHKSFEVAERKLGLDVIEFDAKTSSVNKGETLYDTILTMSSLGIDICVIRHSMEDYYKELIDSRTIQTAIVNGGDGSGQHPSQCLLDLMTIYEEFGSFENLKVAIVGDITHSRVAKSNMQILKRLGAELYFAGPEQWYSSEFDVYGKYVAIDEIVDQVDVMMMLRVQHERHDSERGFSKETYHKTFGLTYDRYDKMKPSAIIMHPAPVNRDVEIADRLVEAPKSRIARQMQNGVFVRMAILEAVLNGKA, from the coding sequence ATGGCAATTACAGATGGCGTTGTTTCACTAAAGCATTTGGTAACAATGGAAACTTTATCAAATGAAGAAGTGCTAGGCTTGATTAAACGCGGAATCGCGTTTAAGAACAATGAAGCCGACTTTAGTTTGGACAGACAGTATTTTGCAGCTAATCTTTTCTTTGAACCATCAACGCGTACACACAAATCATTTGAAGTTGCAGAAAGAAAACTTGGTTTAGATGTTATCGAATTTGATGCTAAAACAAGTTCAGTCAACAAAGGGGAAACTTTGTATGACACGATTTTAACAATGAGTTCTCTTGGAATTGATATTTGTGTGATTCGCCACTCAATGGAAGATTACTACAAAGAATTGATTGATAGCCGAACAATTCAGACTGCAATCGTTAATGGTGGAGACGGTTCAGGTCAACACCCAAGTCAATGTTTGTTAGACTTGATGACGATTTATGAAGAGTTTGGTAGTTTTGAAAATCTAAAAGTGGCTATCGTTGGTGACATCACGCATTCACGTGTTGCAAAATCTAATATGCAAATCCTAAAACGCTTAGGAGCAGAGTTGTATTTTGCAGGTCCAGAGCAGTGGTATTCAAGTGAATTTGATGTGTATGGAAAATACGTGGCTATCGATGAGATTGTTGATCAAGTTGATGTTATGATGATGTTGCGAGTCCAACACGAACGTCATGATAGTGAACGTGGTTTTTCAAAAGAAACTTATCACAAAACATTCGGTCTTACATATGACCGATATGATAAAATGAAGCCTTCTGCCATCATCATGCACCCAGCACCAGTTAATCGTGATGTTGAGATTGCTGATCGCTTGGTAGAAGCACCAAAATCAAGAATTGCTCGACAAATGCAAAATGGTGTGTTTGTCCGCATGGCAATTCTAGAAGCTGTACTTAACGGTAAAGCTTAA
- a CDS encoding solute carrier family 23 protein encodes MPKPGMLFGLSFQHLFAMFGSTVLVPILVGIDPAIALFSSGLGTLAHLTVTKYKIPAYMGSSFAYIATMQMLMKTDGIAAVAQGAIAGGLVYLIVALIVKFAGNAWIDKVLPPIVVGPIIIVIGLSLATTAVNDVMLKDGEYNFTYLLVGMVTLLAVILFNMYGKKIIGVIPILLGLIVGYIFALVVGVVTGQSIVDLSGVAKSAWFQVPSFDILFVDYHFKLYPSAILTMAPIAFVTMTEHFGHVMVLNSLTGRDFFKDPGLDRTLTGDGLAQIIAGFFGAPPVTSYGENIGVMALNKIYSVYVIAGAAVIAVVMSFIGKISALLSSIPTPVIGGISIALFGVIASSGLKILVENKIDFDNKKNLLIASVILVSGIGGLTLQVAGLQITGVAFSTLLGIILYQILPEKD; translated from the coding sequence ATGCCAAAACCAGGAATGCTGTTTGGATTATCATTTCAACATTTGTTTGCAATGTTTGGCTCAACAGTTTTGGTGCCAATCTTAGTTGGAATTGATCCAGCGATTGCCCTGTTTTCAAGTGGTTTAGGTACTCTAGCACATTTGACAGTAACCAAATATAAAATCCCAGCTTACATGGGTTCAAGTTTTGCTTATATTGCGACTATGCAAATGTTAATGAAGACTGACGGGATTGCAGCGGTAGCACAGGGAGCTATCGCGGGTGGTTTGGTTTACTTAATCGTTGCCTTGATTGTAAAATTTGCCGGAAATGCATGGATTGATAAAGTCCTTCCACCAATCGTGGTTGGTCCAATCATCATCGTTATCGGTCTGAGCCTTGCAACAACAGCTGTTAACGATGTAATGCTTAAAGACGGCGAATACAATTTTACTTACCTTTTAGTTGGGATGGTAACTCTTCTTGCGGTTATTCTCTTTAACATGTACGGTAAAAAGATTATCGGTGTTATTCCAATCTTGCTTGGATTGATTGTTGGTTACATTTTTGCATTAGTAGTTGGTGTGGTAACTGGTCAAAGTATTGTTGATTTGTCAGGTGTGGCAAAATCAGCTTGGTTCCAAGTTCCAAGTTTTGATATTCTCTTTGTTGACTATCATTTCAAACTTTACCCAAGTGCTATTTTGACAATGGCTCCAATCGCATTTGTAACAATGACTGAACACTTTGGTCACGTGATGGTTCTTAACAGCTTAACAGGACGTGATTTCTTTAAAGATCCAGGTCTTGACCGTACGCTTACAGGTGATGGTTTAGCACAAATCATCGCTGGTTTCTTTGGTGCCCCACCGGTAACATCATACGGTGAAAACATCGGTGTTATGGCCCTTAACAAAATCTACTCAGTATATGTTATTGCTGGAGCAGCGGTAATTGCTGTAGTAATGAGCTTTATTGGAAAAATCTCTGCTCTTCTTTCATCAATTCCAACACCAGTTATCGGTGGTATTTCAATTGCACTCTTTGGTGTTATCGCATCAAGTGGTCTTAAAATTTTAGTTGAAAATAAAATTGATTTTGATAATAAGAAAAATCTTTTGATTGCAAGTGTTATCTTAGTGTCTGGTATCGGTGGTTTGACATTGCAAGTTGCTGGTTTACAAATCACAGGTGTTGCTTTCTCAACACTTCTAGGTATTATCTTGTATCAAATTCTTCCAGAAAAGGACTAA
- the pyrR gene encoding bifunctional pyr operon transcriptional regulator/uracil phosphoribosyltransferase PyrR, with translation MKTKEIVDDVTMKRAITRITYEIIERNKNLDNIVLAGIKTRGVFIARRIQDRLKQLEGIDIPLGELDTKPFRDDMKVEEDTTDMPVDITGKDVILVDDVLYTGRTIRAAIDNLVSLGRPARVSLAVLVDRGHRELPIRADYVGKNIPTSAIEEIIVEVIEVDGKDRVSIVDPS, from the coding sequence ATGAAAACAAAAGAAATTGTTGATGACGTAACAATGAAACGTGCGATTACACGTATCACTTATGAGATTATTGAGCGTAATAAAAATCTTGACAATATTGTTCTTGCAGGAATTAAGACACGTGGTGTCTTCATTGCTCGTCGTATTCAAGATCGCTTGAAACAATTGGAAGGTATTGATATTCCGCTTGGTGAACTTGATACAAAACCTTTCCGTGATGATATGAAAGTTGAAGAAGATACAACAGATATGCCAGTTGATATTACTGGTAAAGATGTTATCTTGGTTGACGATGTGCTTTATACAGGACGTACAATTCGTGCGGCTATTGATAACTTAGTAAGTCTTGGTCGTCCAGCTCGCGTTAGTCTTGCTGTTCTTGTTGACCGTGGACACCGTGAACTCCCAATTCGTGCTGATTATGTTGGTAAAAACATCCCAACAAGTGCTATCGAGGAAATCATTGTTGAAGTGATCGAAGTAGATGGTAAAGATCGCGTTAGCATTGTAGATCCAAGCTAA
- a CDS encoding RluA family pseudouridine synthase: MELIIKEAGARLDKALADLTDLSRSQANDEIKKGTVLVNGKAVKAKYAVKVGDVVTYEVPEEEVLEYKAENIPLDIVYEDEDVAVVYKPQGMVVHPSVGHTSGTLVNALMYHIKDLSSINGVIRPGIVHRIDKDTSGLLMIAKNDTAHNALAAELKDKKSLRKYVAIVHGNIPNDRGVIEAPIGRSEKDRKKQAVTAKGKSAVTHFKVLERFGSYTLVELTLETGRTHQIRVHMAYIGHPVAGDPLYGPRKTLKGNGQFLHAQTLGFTHPKTGETMTFTAEVPAIFKETLEKLRSGKA; the protein is encoded by the coding sequence ATGGAATTAATCATTAAAGAAGCTGGCGCTCGTTTAGATAAGGCGTTAGCAGACTTAACAGATTTGTCACGTAGCCAAGCTAATGATGAAATTAAAAAAGGAACAGTTTTGGTAAACGGCAAAGCTGTTAAAGCAAAATATGCTGTCAAAGTTGGCGATGTTGTGACTTATGAAGTGCCAGAAGAAGAGGTACTTGAATATAAAGCAGAAAATATTCCACTTGATATTGTTTATGAAGATGAAGATGTCGCAGTGGTTTACAAACCTCAAGGCATGGTTGTTCATCCATCTGTAGGTCACACGTCAGGTACTTTGGTCAATGCATTGATGTATCATATCAAAGATTTGTCATCTATCAACGGTGTGATTCGACCAGGGATTGTTCACCGAATCGATAAAGACACTTCAGGACTTTTGATGATTGCTAAAAATGATACTGCCCACAATGCACTTGCTGCTGAATTGAAGGATAAAAAATCCCTTCGTAAATATGTGGCTATCGTACATGGTAATATTCCAAATGATCGTGGTGTTATTGAAGCACCGATTGGCCGTTCTGAGAAAGACCGTAAAAAACAAGCTGTTACGGCTAAAGGAAAATCAGCTGTGACACATTTTAAAGTCTTGGAACGATTTGGAAGCTACACACTTGTTGAATTGACTTTGGAGACAGGTCGTACTCACCAAATCCGTGTGCACATGGCTTATATTGGACACCCAGTTGCAGGAGATCCATTGTACGGACCACGTAAGACGTTGAAAGGTAATGGTCAATTCTTGCATGCCCAAACACTTGGCTTTACACATCCAAAAACAGGTGAAACGATGACATTTACAGCTGAAGTGCCAGCGATTTTTAAAGAAACACTTGAAAAATTGCGAAGCGGAAAAGCTTAA
- the lspA gene encoding signal peptidase II: MKNYRKLYFPLAAVMLILLDQLSKQWIVNHIPLNAIRKCVPGIFSLTYLRNYGAAFSILQNQQWFFTVITLAVVGAACYYFIKNINGNFWFLFGLLLIISGGIGNFIDRLRLGYVVDMVHLDFMNFAIFNVADSYLTVGVVILFIALWKEEENGINH, from the coding sequence ATGAAAAACTATAGAAAACTTTATTTTCCATTAGCTGCTGTGATGTTGATTTTGTTGGATCAACTAAGCAAGCAATGGATTGTCAATCATATTCCTTTAAATGCCATTCGCAAATGTGTGCCAGGTATTTTTAGCTTAACTTATTTACGTAATTATGGTGCAGCTTTCTCTATTTTGCAGAATCAGCAGTGGTTTTTTACGGTGATTACACTTGCTGTTGTCGGAGCTGCTTGCTATTATTTTATTAAAAATATTAATGGCAATTTTTGGTTCTTATTTGGACTTTTGCTGATTATTTCAGGAGGTATCGGTAATTTTATCGATCGTTTGCGACTTGGTTACGTTGTTGATATGGTTCATTTGGATTTTATGAATTTTGCTATTTTTAATGTGGCGGATTCGTATTTAACAGTTGGGGTAGTGATTTTATTTATCGCCCTATGGAAAGAGGAGGAAAATGGAATTAATCATTAA
- a CDS encoding LysR family transcriptional regulator, protein MNIQQLRYVVAIANSGTFREAASKLFVSQPSLSVAIKDLEGELGFQIFTRTTTGAVLTSHGMTFYEKALEVVKSFDSFEKQFSQSSTDSDEFSIASQHYDFLPPLITTFSKAHPEHKDFRIFESTTIQIFDEVAQGDSEIGIIYLNNQNRKGLLQRMEKLGLEFVELIPFKTHIYLAKTHPLAQKESLLMEDLKELPTVRFTQEKDEYLYYSENFVDTSDSPHVFNVTDRATLNGILERTDAYATGSGFLDSRSFNGITVIPLEDKLDNKMVYIKRRDKNLSACALKFIAVMKDYFEKFSPKVTK, encoded by the coding sequence ATGAATATACAACAACTACGTTATGTTGTAGCTATTGCAAACAGTGGGACCTTTCGTGAAGCGGCTTCTAAGCTTTTTGTCAGTCAGCCGAGTTTGTCAGTAGCTATTAAGGACCTTGAAGGTGAATTAGGTTTTCAAATTTTTACACGTACAACGACAGGTGCTGTCTTAACGAGTCATGGAATGACCTTTTATGAAAAAGCTTTGGAGGTTGTTAAGAGTTTTGATTCGTTTGAAAAGCAATTCTCGCAATCATCGACTGATTCAGATGAGTTTTCTATCGCTAGTCAGCACTACGATTTTTTACCGCCTTTGATAACAACCTTTTCTAAGGCTCATCCAGAGCACAAGGATTTTCGTATTTTTGAGTCAACAACTATTCAAATTTTTGATGAGGTGGCTCAAGGTGATAGTGAGATTGGGATTATTTATTTAAATAATCAAAATCGCAAAGGACTTTTGCAACGTATGGAAAAATTAGGCTTGGAATTTGTCGAGTTAATCCCTTTTAAGACTCATATTTATCTGGCTAAGACTCATCCTTTGGCACAAAAGGAAAGTCTTTTAATGGAGGATTTGAAGGAGCTACCAACAGTCCGTTTCACCCAAGAAAAAGACGAGTACCTTTATTATTCTGAGAATTTTGTTGATACCAGTGATAGTCCACATGTTTTTAATGTGACTGACCGTGCAACCTTAAATGGTATTTTAGAGCGTACAGATGCCTACGCAACTGGTTCTGGTTTCCTAGATAGCCGTAGTTTTAATGGTATTACTGTTATTCCACTTGAAGATAAGCTAGATAATAAAATGGTTTATATCAAGCGTCGTGATAAAAATTTATCGGCTTGTGCTTTGAAATTCATCGCTGTCATGAAAGATTATTTTGAAAAATTCAGTCCAAAGGTGACCAAATGA
- the rpmA gene encoding 50S ribosomal protein L27, translated as MLKMNLANLQLFAHKKGGGSTSNGRDSEAKRLGAKAADGQTVSGGSILYRQRGTHIYPGVNVGRGGDDTLFAKVEGVVRFERKGRDKRQVSVYPIAK; from the coding sequence ATGTTAAAAATGAATCTTGCTAACTTGCAACTTTTCGCCCACAAAAAAGGTGGAGGTTCTACATCAAATGGTCGTGATTCTGAAGCAAAACGTCTTGGTGCTAAAGCAGCTGACGGTCAAACTGTTTCAGGTGGATCAATCCTTTACCGTCAACGCGGTACTCACATCTACCCAGGTGTGAACGTAGGTCGCGGTGGTGACGATACACTTTTCGCTAAAGTTGAAGGTGTTGTTCGTTTCGAACGTAAAGGTCGCGATAAACGTCAAGTATCAGTTTATCCAATTGCAAAATAA
- a CDS encoding ribosomal-processing cysteine protease Prp, with protein sequence MIQATFIRRKGNLESVELTGHAGSGEYGFDIVCAAVSTLSINFVNSLEVLAECNADFAVNEIDGGYMKIDISHMTKKTDEKVQLLFESFLLGMTNLAENSKEFVSVKVIAN encoded by the coding sequence ATGATTCAAGCAACTTTTATTCGCCGCAAAGGCAACTTAGAAAGTGTTGAACTGACTGGTCACGCTGGTAGTGGTGAATATGGCTTTGATATCGTATGTGCAGCTGTTTCAACTTTATCGATTAACTTTGTTAATTCGTTAGAAGTTTTGGCAGAATGCAATGCTGATTTTGCTGTCAATGAGATTGATGGTGGTTATATGAAGATTGATATCTCTCATATGACTAAGAAGACAGATGAGAAAGTTCAACTTTTATTTGAAAGCTTTCTTTTAGGAATGACAAATTTGGCTGAGAATTCGAAAGAATTTGTGTCAGTTAAGGTCATTGCAAACTAA
- the rplU gene encoding 50S ribosomal protein L21: protein MSTYAIIKTGGKQVKVEVGQAIYVEKLDVEAGSEVTFNEVVLVVGEKTVVGTPVVEGASVVGTVEKQGKQKKVVTFKYKPKKGSHRKQGHRQPYTKVVINAINA from the coding sequence ATGAGCACATATGCAATCATCAAAACTGGTGGAAAACAAGTTAAAGTTGAAGTAGGTCAAGCTATCTATGTTGAAAAACTTGATGTTGAAGCTGGTTCAGAAGTAACATTTAACGAAGTTGTTCTTGTTGTTGGTGAAAAAACTGTTGTTGGTACACCAGTTGTTGAAGGAGCTTCTGTTGTTGGTACTGTTGAAAAACAAGGAAAACAAAAGAAAGTTGTTACTTTCAAATACAAACCTAAAAAAGGTTCACACCGTAAACAAGGTCACCGTCAACCTTACACTAAAGTTGTTATCAACGCTATCAACGCATAA